The following are from one region of the Anomaloglossus baeobatrachus isolate aAnoBae1 chromosome 1, aAnoBae1.hap1, whole genome shotgun sequence genome:
- the LOC142248880 gene encoding olfactory receptor 6M1-like, producing MVNYTTVNEFIFVAFPSFFPLEISLFILFLVIYIVIDMGNLAIILLTFYDVHLHLPMYFFLANISFLEMNISTVVIPKVLSTLLSCKKSISFVGCFVQCYMYFALGTTDFILLAGMSYDRYIAICKPFQYVHIMNWRTCFSLSIASWIGGFLIVIVPAYIKASLPYCKENTINHFFCDSSPLMKLACADSALLHLFDSFMFTIVILGSFFITVWTYIIITITICRIPSVTGRRKTFSTCISHLFLVVLGYGGTIVIYVVPKGAYYLEINKLVSILTIFITPVLSPFIFSLRNESMQVSMMKTFSKIKKWPAE from the coding sequence ATGGTAAATTACACCACTGTGAATGAGTTTATTTTTGTTGCTTTCCCTTCATTTTTTCCCTTAGAAAtttcactttttattttatttttagtcaTTTACATTGTTATAGATATGGGCAATCTAGCTATAATACTCTTAACATTCTACGATGTACATCTTCACCTGCCAATGTATTTTTTTCTTGCAAATATTTCATTTCTTGAAATGAATATTTCAACGGTGGTAATACCTAAGGTCCTGAGCACTTTATTGTCATGTAAAAAGAGCATCTCTTTTGTGGGTTGTTTTGTTCAGTGTTACATGTATTTTGCCCTAGGAACAACAGACTTTATATTACTTGCTGGGATGTCATATGATAGGTATATTGCTATATGTAAGCCATTTCAGTATGTGCACATCATGAACTGGAGAACATGCTTTTCTCTGTCTATAGCATCTTGGATTGGAGGATTTCTAATTGTCATAGTACCTGCATACATTAAAGCATCTTTGCCGTATTGCAAAGAAAATACTATTAATCACTTTTTCTGTGATTCTTCTCCGCTCATGAAACTTGCCTGCGCAGACTCTGCCCTTCTGCACTTATTTGATTCTTTCATGTTCACCATTGTAATATTGGGCTCTTTCTTCATAACTGTTTGGACGTACATCATCATTACCATTACAATCTGCAGAATACCATCTGTCACAGGCCGGCGCAAAACTTTTTCTACTTGCATTTCTCATCTCTTTCTAGTTGTGCTTGGTTATGGCGGAACAATAGTTATTTATGTTGTTCCAAAGGGAGCCTACTATTTAGAAATAAATAAACTCGTAAGTATTTTAACAATATTCATCACCCCAGTTCTTAGCCCATTTATTTTTAGCTTGAGGAACGAGAGTATGCAGGTATCTATGATGAAGAcatttagtaaaataaaaaaatggccaGCTGAATAG